The proteins below come from a single Saccharopolyspora sp. SCSIO 74807 genomic window:
- a CDS encoding inorganic diphosphatase codes for MEFDVLIEIPKGSRNKYEVDHKTGRIRLDRTLFTATQYPADYGYVEHTLGEDGDPLDALVLVQEPTFPGCLITARAVGMFRMRDEKGGDDKLICVPSDDPRQEHLRDIHHLAEFYKLEIQHFFEVYKDLEPGKSVEGATWVGRTEAEEEIHRSYRRAKEHGEH; via the coding sequence GTGGAGTTCGACGTCCTTATCGAAATCCCCAAGGGGAGCCGGAACAAGTACGAAGTGGACCACAAGACGGGCCGGATCCGGCTGGACCGCACGTTGTTCACCGCAACCCAGTACCCGGCCGACTACGGCTACGTGGAGCACACCCTCGGCGAGGACGGGGATCCGCTGGACGCGCTGGTGCTGGTGCAGGAACCGACGTTCCCCGGCTGCCTGATCACCGCCCGCGCGGTCGGCATGTTCCGGATGCGGGACGAGAAGGGCGGCGATGACAAGCTCATCTGCGTGCCCTCGGACGACCCGCGCCAGGAGCACCTGCGCGACATCCACCACCTGGCGGAGTTCTACAAGCTGGAGATCCAGCACTTCTTCGAGGTCTACAAGGATCTGGAGCCGGGCAAGAGCGTGGAGGGCGCCACCTGGGTCGGCCGGACCGAGGCGGAGGAGGAGATCCACCGCTCCTACCGGCGCGCCAAGGAGCACGGCGAGCACTGA